The Nitrospira sp. sequence ACTGCCAAGTGAGCGGGCTAGCATTTTTGCTGCTTCAGCTAATCCCTCCTTGGGAAGGGCATTGAACGTGTCTCTCAACTCGCCAATGGTAAGTTGATCTCGCAGCTCAAGTGCCGCCACTACCAATAGAGAGGCATACTGTTTGTCATGTTTCCCAAGGCTATTGTATTTACAGGCTGTCTTAAGAAACGGAGCCTTGAAGGCATCGAGCAATTCTGCACTTATCCTTGGCGTCCACAAATAGCCTTCCCATACTGCTTGTGCTTCTGTCGGGTTTGTCCCCCAGTCAAAGTATGGCAAGAGATGTTGAGCAGTCCACGCAGGGTCCGCTGAATAAAGAGATGTCAGGTGTGCAGCCATGATTGTGCGACCATGGACAAATCCTTTTATCGCTGGATTGGTGAGCATCGTTAGCCTCGCCTTCACCGGCTCGTGTAGTTCCGAGCCAACCATGGGGTCTGTTTGGTACCACCAACTAAGAATGGCCTCTGTAGCGTGTCCCACTGGATTATTAATTGCTCTGCCAACAGGATCTCCCTCTAGCGAGTTCACATCTTTGTCAGCGTTTTCGAAGACCCTATCGATAAGCTGAAACCAAATGTTCTGTAATAAAGGTGATAGATCCTTGACTAGGATTTTCAGCCACCAAGCATAAGTGTGTCGCAATTCCCGAATCGTTTGGTTTGGGGCGTTTAGCAATTGCGGCCCAATCTCGGTCAGAGCGAGTATGCGATTGTCGCTTTCAGCCAATACTTGTAAGGCGTCTCTCCAAACTCCAATGTTCCAGTTTGTTCTTGCAGCAAGGTTCTTAAGGGCATTGATTGCTTGATTCGCATCGGCTTTACAAATCTCTCTCCAATCATCTTTATACCCAATGTTGTCTGTAGGGCGGATCGCAAGCGCATTTATCAACTTGTCTATTTCTCTCGGTAGCGTGATGTGCTCCCCAATTAGTTCTCCTTCTCCAGATTCCATCCAGGTTGGGAAATGGTCACGTTCACCTGACTGAAGGGTCCACCGAGGATATTTGTTTGAGAGCGTTTGCAGCTGCTTTTTAGCAGCATTAGATAGCGAAACATCTGTGGTTCCCAATATCTTTAGCCGTAGCCAAATCGCACGACCTGCTAATTCTTCCCAGCGCATTTCCTGGAGGTCATCACGAAACATGATCCGGGGAGGTCCGGCAAGGATGGTGTTGCAAAGAGTGTCGAGCTGACTGTCATCGAGTTTTGGACCGAGTGATAAAAGCAGGCGAAAAGACTCTCGCTGAGTCTCCGAGGACCAAAGCCACCACCCATTATCCTGCAACAGGAGGGCTAAACCTTCTGAAGGGTGAATAAGAGAAGACTCGCTTGCTGCAAAAAACTCCAACCTCCTAAAAATTGGAAACTTGATGAACTGCCATCGTTCCAATTCTGCCTTTGCCAATGAAGGAGTTTCTGCGGCTGCACATAACCAGGCATCTCGACACAGCTCTATCAAGCAAGTCCATTCATGAAAATCATTGTTCTGCTCGTGATCTGTGATCGAAGGGCGATTAATGTAAGAGAAATCACTCTTGTCAGAAGCCCCCTCTAATTCAGCCATCATATCCATGCTTTCCTGAAGAGAAGATGTGAAATATGGAAGGCATTCGATAGCGGCTTTCGTCCAATCCGGATGTGTTTTAATTTCCTTTAGCTTTTCCCATGGGTGTTCTCCAACGTTTAGGGTAATTTCCCAATTAACAAGGTCTCGGATACGCATCTCCTCAGGGATAGCTTCATGATTCCCTTCCTCTCCTTGTCCTCGCTGACGCCAGCGGAAAGGTTCGCTGAAACAGATCAGCGGTCGGAGGAGACGAAGCAGTTCACGCTTGAGCAAAAAGTTCCACCCAGATCTTTTCAATTCGTCTGCCCACCTATACAGGTGCATGGAAGAACGATGGCGACTGTTCGTCCCTAGTCCAGCACATATCATTCTCCAAATCGTTGTAACGGGACGAGGGAGACTAGACAGCTCATCATTGAGTTTTCTAACAATGAGCTCTTTGAAGGAGGGGTGTAGCGAACATCCGTGCCGGATCGCCCACATTAGCACTTCCGGTTTGTCGAGATGACGAACGATCCATCTACCTATGTGCCACATCACTTCATCTAACTGAGATAATGTGTAATGTGACTCTCCCATGTTCACAAGTGACATGAGGGCACCGCTACTGAGAGGGGCAGGATGATCTAACAGGGAGAAGCGGGTTGGGGTATGGCTTGAAGACGATGGGGTTATCCCAAGTTTGTGAAGATCTTTCTCTGTGAATCTTGGCTCTTCAAACAGATTGAGCCATTGAACTAACGGCACAGGATCAAGGTCTGCAAATACCCTTGCGGTTTGTCCCGATGGCTCCATAAGGGCCCAGAGGACTCGCTCAACTTGGCCGTCACTACTTATTTGAGAGGGAGCGCCAGATGCTTCACGAACAATAAGCGCTCGACGTCCGGTAATGCCATCTCGATATAGTTCGGACCATTGCAGGAGGGTCTCATGCAACAGTTGATGCGAATGTGTCTCGGGGTAGAGGATAGGCACGACTCCTTTTGAACACCAGTCTTGTTCGGCTTGAGCCGAGTCTCCGGCACTCTCAGCAAATGAACCAAATGCGTAAACCTCCTCTGACATTTCACCGAGAAGTCTGTCTGCCGACAGCGCATCAAGCATATATCTCATCACAGGGTCATCAATGCTGTACCCTATGAAGCAAACTACATAGTTGCGGAACAGCTCCGTTATGAATCGGCTAGCCCACCGTTCTGCCAAATATGCCAAGCCAAAATCACCGCTCGAAACAACAAGACTATTGAGCGCAGCTGCATTGTTGTTTTCTGGTAAAAGGCCGTGCAGGTACACAAGACCATTCCACCTGCTTTTCTTGGGAACTGGAAGTAGCGGAGCGACATAATGGTGCAAGGACGGGTCTAACCTAATGAAGATTCTGTCGAAATTAGTGGTAATTAAGCGAATGGTCTGGTCTTTGTTCTTGGCTAGTGTCAATAAGGCAAGATGAGTAGCAGTTGAAGCTGAATCGCCTAGATCCTTTGGAGTGAGAATTTCCTTGATTTTTTCACGAACGACAGATCGTTTCTTTATCCTTCTTTCCAGTAGATCGAGTGCCTGATCAAAGCGACCCTCGTCGATAGCCTTCTTCTCTGCAGAATTAGGATTTTCTCCCAGAGATTCAAATATGCCATTGGTGAGTCCTTTAAAACCAGGCAAGCCAGCTGGATAGGAGATACCTGCTCCACAAAAGAAGATGACCTCTCCGTCTTCATGAGCCTGTACTAGGCGATTAGGTATATCCGGTCCGTCCTTGATGAATCGCATTGGAATGATGCCTTGGGGGAAATGTGTGAAAAGTATACGTGAGTATAAGGAAATACGAAAGACTGGTCAGGTGCTGAACCATTCCTTCATAAGGTCAGAACCGTACGTAATGATGCGCGAAAACGTCTGTCCTTGGTGCTGCTCGGTCAGCTACTGAGGAGCGCAATGGATGTCGCTACCGTAGCCATGTGTTTGAGACCACAATCGGCGGTAATGCTCGCGGCGAAGGTTTCAAGGTTTCTAGGGTGGATTCTGGGAAAGCCGCTCGTCGCACAGGGCGATCAGGCGTTGAGCCGTTGCGTAATCTTCTGAATCGGCGGCAAGCAGTGCCAAGGCTTGCCCGGCAAGTACTCTGGCTTGGCCCCAGTCTTGTCGGGATTCACATGTGATGATCGCAGCGTTCAGTAGCGCTGTGGCGCGATAGTGCTGGTTGCCAGTGTGCTCCGCCACTTCGGCAAGCTGGAGGAGTAATGGCAACGCTGATTCAAGGCGCTCCTGCCGAATGAGCGTATCTACCCAGGACTGCAACAGGGACTCGCAGTTGCTGAACGCCTCTCCGGCCTGACGCGTGCGCCCGAGTTGCAGAAAGCCGTTGCCGGCGGCGCCATACCACTCTACGGCCCGCGCCACGTCGCCGGCGAAGCGCGCGCTGCTCGCGGCGGATTGTTGAAAAGCCACGACCAGTTGTTGCGCGCCGATCTGTTGATACATGGCGATGAGTTCGGGATAGAGCCTAACCATTTCGCTCGCCGCCTGCCGTTGCCGTTCGATGTCGGTGAAGGTATGACCTTCGGCAGACAGCTTAGCGATCCGGGCATCGAGCTGCACGGCTGTCTCGCACAATCGGCAATAATCCCGCTCACGAGCTTGGCCGAGTGTGTCCCATAGCTCGGCGGATTCGGTAAACACAGTTGCGGCTTCTTCATCGCGTTGCTGGAGCAGCAATGTCAGCCCCAGGTTTTGAAGGAGGCCTGCGAGCGTCGGCGGATCACGGCGCTGTCGGGCCAATTCGACGGCTCGACGGGATGCTTGTTCTGCTCCCGCTAAGTCGCCCATTCGCAGAAGAGTTCGTCCTATGAGACCATACAAGTCTTGCTCCAAAACGGGATGCCGTTGTTCGACGAGCGGAAGGGCTTCTCTGGCAATCTCGATCGCGCGTTGCATCTCACCCGCCTCGGCTTCCAGCGTCGCGAGGCGATACAGTGCAAGCGCCTCGTTCGTGGGATTATGCAATCCGCGCTGCAGGTCCACCGCTTGGTGGAACCAGCTGCGCGCCGCATCGAGGTTGCCGCGGCCCCGCTCCAGCAAGCCTAACGCAAGGCAAGTAGACGCCTCATTTTCTCGCCGTCCGGTTCGCCGGTTGATGGCCAAGCTCTGCTGATACACTTGCTCTGCCTGATTGAATTCACCTTGAGCCGTGAGCACTTCGCCGCTATTGGTCATGGCGGCGGCAGCGGCCTGGTCGTCGCCCAGCCGTGTAAACAATTGTTCCACTTGCCCGAATAGATCGAGCGCGGCTGTATAGTCGGCTCTTAGCTTTGCGATCAACCCAAAGAGGTTGAGTGTGGTGCCGCGCACATACTCGTCGCCGATGGTCTTGGCAAGGTTCATAGCCTCTTCACACAACCTATGCGCTTCGTCCAGCTCAAGTTGGCGAATCAGAAAAGCTCCGTAGCCGAGCAGGCCGAAGACAATGGCGGTGGGGTCGCCGCGTCGGCGATAGCCCGCGAGTGCCTCGGCGTACAGTTCCTTAGCTTCGGCGATGTATCCCAACGCTTCAAAGCTCGTCGCCAGGTTGCCGCGCCAGCGGTCCCGGGTGTCGCCGTCCTCGGCAGTCTCGATGGCTTTCACGAAACGCTCCGATGCTTCTTCGTGCCGGCCGAACCCCTGCAGAAGTATCCCCGCGGCGTTATTGACGAGCGACAAGGTGGTCGATACCGCTTGGGCATCGGCCGCCGGAAGCTGTTCCATGGCAGATAGAATCGCGAGTATGAGATCGAGCGCGACAGAGGGTTCGGCGCAAGCGCGCACCACGAAGGCTACCGAAAGCCCGCATAGAGCGGACGGAAGGGCAGATGCCCAGTCGGCGGCCCCTTGTCGTAGCGTCAGGTTCCCTTCCTCTTGTGTCGGAGCAGGTTGAACGGCAATTCTGGAGGCGATCTGGTCTCGTGCCTGTGGGGCGTGCGGCTGTAGCAAGTCCTGCACGAATTCAGGGAGCTCTCCTTCCACAATCGCCGCCCGCGCCCCATACCGTTCCCGCAAAGCGAGTACGGCCGGTTTTGGTTGGGTCCCCTTGCGCACCATCCAGGTAAAGCCGACGGCGTGTTCGGACTCAGCCGCCAGGCCGAGATAGTTCGGTTCGGCTTCCAGATCAAGGCCCGAAAATCCGAGAAACAGCCAGTGAGCCTGCCGCAGCAGATGGCGTGTACATTGTGTGACCGTAGGCGGAAAGCCCCGTTTGCGCTGTGCCAATGTATCGATCAGCGTATTGGGATCAACCACCGACCCATGGAGTTTCAACAGATGACACGGGCCACCGGCGACGGTGAGCTGATCGAGGTTTTCAGCGAGCGCTCGAAAGTGTTCCGGCTGGTAATGCACGTGAAGCGGCACATCCAGCAATGAGAACGCCGATTCCAGCACTCGATCAAAATTGGTCGTCACAATGGCGCGTACGAGACCTGCACGCGCCAGCCACGCGATCGCGAGATGTGTGGCATTCGCCCGGTCACTATCGAGATGTCGAATCACGTCAAAGTAACGGCGACGCAGGATCTCGGCGAGCACCTGGGCTTGATACTCCGGCGGTAGTTTCTCCTGTCTATGCCGGGTGGACACCACGTCCACGGCCCGATCGGCGAGCGCACGATCGAGTAGCGGTGCCGAGGCGTCGGCGAGCGCTCGGATCACGACATGATTGAAGTCGCGCCAGGACGGCAAATTTGTCGGCGGTGCCATCGAGATGCCGGCACCGGCAAAGATCACTAAGCGAGATTCATCCGAGGCTTGTACGAGTGGTTGGAGCATCGGGACGATTGTACTCTGTCCGCGCGAAAAGAGGAAAATAGGCCGGGCACGTTCTCGCTAAGCGATTACGCGAGGATGATGCCGGCCCATCAATGATGGTGGGCGAAGGTAGGTGTGTCGTCGTGCTGCTCGGTCAGCTTCCGGAGGTCGCAGTGCATGTCGTCAGGATCGCAGCATTCGGTTTCCAGTTGAATGGTCATGTGTTTGATGCCGAAGTCTGTTGTGATCCGGTTCTGGATCAACTGCAACAGCTCCGGAGGCGTGTGATGAGGTTCGATCATGACGTGACTGGTAAGCATGACCAGCCGAGGTTCGACCGCCCAAATATGAAGATCGTGCACATTTTTGACACCGGGAATGGCTTCCATGGTTGCGGCGACATGCGACGCGCTGATTCCCGGTGGCGTCGACTCCAAGAGGACTTCCATCGACTCTTTAAAGATCGGCCAAGCTCCACGGAGGATGGCGCCGACGACCAGCAAGCTCACGAGCGGGTCCAGGATGGCCCATCCCGTCAGGAGTATCGCGGCACCGCTAACGATGACGCCGAGGGAGACCCAGGCGTCCCCTAACATGTGCCAAAACGCACTGCGAATATTCAAATCGTCTTTCGCTCCGTGTTGAAGCAATAGGGCGATCACGAGGTTGGCGGCAAAACTGACGGCGGCGACCGCCATGACCCACGAGCCATCGACGGGAACCGGATGGAACAATCGTTTCAGGCCGACGATCGTGATGCCCAGTGCGGTCAACAGAAGGATAAAGCTGTTTAAAAATGCCGCGATGATGCCTGCGCGATGATACCCGAAGGTCCGGCTCTCTGAAGCCGGCCGTGCGGTGAGGAGATGGGCGTAGAGGGCCAGAAACAGCGATCCCTGATCGACGAGGTTGTGCCCCGCGTCGCTCATAAGACCAATGCTGTCGAGAAACCAGCCCCCGACGAACTCAGCCGCAATGATGACCGCATTGATGGCGAGGGCGAGTTGCAGCCGTGATCGAAGATGTGAGTAAGATGCGAGCGTCGTCATTG is a genomic window containing:
- a CDS encoding SIR2 family protein, producing MRFIKDGPDIPNRLVQAHEDGEVIFFCGAGISYPAGLPGFKGLTNGIFESLGENPNSAEKKAIDEGRFDQALDLLERRIKKRSVVREKIKEILTPKDLGDSASTATHLALLTLAKNKDQTIRLITTNFDRIFIRLDPSLHHYVAPLLPVPKKSRWNGLVYLHGLLPENNNAAALNSLVVSSGDFGLAYLAERWASRFITELFRNYVVCFIGYSIDDPVMRYMLDALSADRLLGEMSEEVYAFGSFAESAGDSAQAEQDWCSKGVVPILYPETHSHQLLHETLLQWSELYRDGITGRRALIVREASGAPSQISSDGQVERVLWALMEPSGQTARVFADLDPVPLVQWLNLFEEPRFTEKDLHKLGITPSSSSHTPTRFSLLDHPAPLSSGALMSLVNMGESHYTLSQLDEVMWHIGRWIVRHLDKPEVLMWAIRHGCSLHPSFKELIVRKLNDELSSLPRPVTTIWRMICAGLGTNSRHRSSMHLYRWADELKRSGWNFLLKRELLRLLRPLICFSEPFRWRQRGQGEEGNHEAIPEEMRIRDLVNWEITLNVGEHPWEKLKEIKTHPDWTKAAIECLPYFTSSLQESMDMMAELEGASDKSDFSYINRPSITDHEQNNDFHEWTCLIELCRDAWLCAAAETPSLAKAELERWQFIKFPIFRRLEFFAASESSLIHPSEGLALLLQDNGWWLWSSETQRESFRLLLSLGPKLDDSQLDTLCNTILAGPPRIMFRDDLQEMRWEELAGRAIWLRLKILGTTDVSLSNAAKKQLQTLSNKYPRWTLQSGERDHFPTWMESGEGELIGEHITLPREIDKLINALAIRPTDNIGYKDDWREICKADANQAINALKNLAARTNWNIGVWRDALQVLAESDNRILALTEIGPQLLNAPNQTIRELRHTYAWWLKILVKDLSPLLQNIWFQLIDRVFENADKDVNSLEGDPVGRAINNPVGHATEAILSWWYQTDPMVGSELHEPVKARLTMLTNPAIKGFVHGRTIMAAHLTSLYSADPAWTAQHLLPYFDWGTNPTEAQAVWEGYLWTPRISAELLDAFKAPFLKTACKYNSLGKHDKQYASLLVVAALELRDQLTIGELRDTFNALPKEGLAEAAKMLARSLGSAENRRPDYWTHRVKPLIESAWPKSHDKRTGNESAAFMELCVYAGPLFLQAFNLLKPMIIQTKHFYLPVKALAESELATQYPSEALSLLNAIVDESEQWPLEELSTCLEQIMSVKPEVGSEASFRRLREYYNRYSRG
- a CDS encoding tetratricopeptide repeat protein, with translation MLQPLVQASDESRLVIFAGAGISMAPPTNLPSWRDFNHVVIRALADASAPLLDRALADRAVDVVSTRHRQEKLPPEYQAQVLAEILRRRYFDVIRHLDSDRANATHLAIAWLARAGLVRAIVTTNFDRVLESAFSLLDVPLHVHYQPEHFRALAENLDQLTVAGGPCHLLKLHGSVVDPNTLIDTLAQRKRGFPPTVTQCTRHLLRQAHWLFLGFSGLDLEAEPNYLGLAAESEHAVGFTWMVRKGTQPKPAVLALRERYGARAAIVEGELPEFVQDLLQPHAPQARDQIASRIAVQPAPTQEEGNLTLRQGAADWASALPSALCGLSVAFVVRACAEPSVALDLILAILSAMEQLPAADAQAVSTTLSLVNNAAGILLQGFGRHEEASERFVKAIETAEDGDTRDRWRGNLATSFEALGYIAEAKELYAEALAGYRRRGDPTAIVFGLLGYGAFLIRQLELDEAHRLCEEAMNLAKTIGDEYVRGTTLNLFGLIAKLRADYTAALDLFGQVEQLFTRLGDDQAAAAAMTNSGEVLTAQGEFNQAEQVYQQSLAINRRTGRRENEASTCLALGLLERGRGNLDAARSWFHQAVDLQRGLHNPTNEALALYRLATLEAEAGEMQRAIEIAREALPLVEQRHPVLEQDLYGLIGRTLLRMGDLAGAEQASRRAVELARQRRDPPTLAGLLQNLGLTLLLQQRDEEAATVFTESAELWDTLGQARERDYCRLCETAVQLDARIAKLSAEGHTFTDIERQRQAASEMVRLYPELIAMYQQIGAQQLVVAFQQSAASSARFAGDVARAVEWYGAAGNGFLQLGRTRQAGEAFSNCESLLQSWVDTLIRQERLESALPLLLQLAEVAEHTGNQHYRATALLNAAIITCESRQDWGQARVLAGQALALLAADSEDYATAQRLIALCDERLSQNPP
- a CDS encoding cation transporter, with amino-acid sequence MTTLASYSHLRSRLQLALAINAVIIAAEFVGGWFLDSIGLMSDAGHNLVDQGSLFLALYAHLLTARPASESRTFGYHRAGIIAAFLNSFILLLTALGITIVGLKRLFHPVPVDGSWVMAVAAVSFAANLVIALLLQHGAKDDLNIRSAFWHMLGDAWVSLGVIVSGAAILLTGWAILDPLVSLLVVGAILRGAWPIFKESMEVLLESTPPGISASHVAATMEAIPGVKNVHDLHIWAVEPRLVMLTSHVMIEPHHTPPELLQLIQNRITTDFGIKHMTIQLETECCDPDDMHCDLRKLTEQHDDTPTFAHHH